In a genomic window of Glycine max cultivar Williams 82 chromosome 13, Glycine_max_v4.0, whole genome shotgun sequence:
- the LOC112998717 gene encoding uncharacterized protein, producing the protein MANPVVASISANLNSVPVLDGANFKDRKENMEIVLGCMDLDLALRIEKPPSPMDSRALTSAKEFLAEIEKCFAKSDKAETSTLLQNLISMKYQGKGNFREYIMGMSNIASKLKALKLELSEDLLIHLVLIFLPSQFSQFKISYNCQKEKWSLNELISYYVQEEERLKQERTESADVVSTSKDKGKRKRIEEPKMKLLRVQDKRNKIRVTTISFAVSLDM; encoded by the exons atgGCTAATCCAG TTGTTGCTTCTATATCTGCTAATCTGAATTCGGTTCCAGTTCTTGATGGTGCAAATTTTAAGGACCGGAAAGAGAACATGGAAATTGTTCTTGGTTGCATGGATCTAGACCTTGCATTAAGGATTGAGAAACCCCCTTCTCCTATGGATTCCA GGGCACTAACTAGTGCCAAAGAATTCCTTGCTGAAATTGAAAAGTGCTTTGCAAAAAGCGATAAGGCGGAAACAAGTACTCTCCTTCAGAACTTGATTTCCATGAAGTATCAAGGCAAAGGAAATTTCAGGGAATACATTATGGGAATGTCAAATATTGCTTCAAAATTAAAGGCACTAAAGCTCGAGTTATCGGAAGACTTGCTTATTCATTTAGTGTTGATTTTTCTTCCTTCGCAGTTTAGTCAGTTTAAGATCTCTTATAACTGTCAGAAGGAGAAATGGTCTCTTAATGAGCTCATTTCATACTATGTGCAAGAAGAGGAAAGGTTGAAGCAAGAAAGGACTGAAAGTGCTGATGTTGTGAGTACCTCTAAAGACAAGGGCAAAAGAAAAAGGATTGAGGAGCCCAAAATGAAGCTGCTAAGGGTCCaggacaaaagaaacaaaatcaggGTGACAACTATTTCTTTTGCAGTAAGCCTGGACatgtaa
- the LOC106795608 gene encoding protein PLASTID MOVEMENT IMPAIRED 2-like: MDQMYLSNGLVATNDMFVQILAASTVGDEGNSQYCYKKRVCSNGKHSSKAKQLHRGTNDIVRYKETKWAAEYAKAQAEAELSNAKQTVKDLFSMIGESMYKAKAEMRDMAPLKKYVKPRNDDNQYSQVMTKLEHAKRELFQLKLHVGSVLEEKLQAENEVKASRSSMLSFSRVAQKQTNEIEEANEEQLVVQLDRIDALNELRDIEQLQNTRNKLKEAIEAIDETKELEMKLATTLSDIDMLKNDFKFVNKMGKSYKLLRAKSKLEVVSAAEEKAKSIVSNLTQTLDKLKSKTEAAKKEKDLIINGEVAETKEEIKKALLEIKNKLREQLVFDTLRGDWKVAFGIWEFDPLKLSNPFPDNRISAHIRQGYENKVVASKIQRFVTQKLPSI, from the exons ATGGATCAAATGTACCTCTCCAATGGTTTGGTTGCTACAAATGACATGTTTGTGCAAATACTAGCAGCCTCCACAGTTGGTGATGAAGGGAATAGTCAATACTGTTATAAGAAGAGGGTGTGTAGCAATGGG AAGCACTCTTCAAAAGCAAAACAACTCCACAGAGGAACCAATGATATTGTTCGGTACAAAGAGACCAAATGGGCAGCAGAATATGCAAAAGCTCAAGCAGAAGCTGAGCTTTCCAATGCTAAACAGACAGTGAAAGATCTTTTCTCTATGATTGGGGAATCTATGTACAAAGCAAAAGCCGAAATGCGAGACATGGCACCACTAAAGAAGTATGTCAAACCGAGAAATGATGATAATCAGTATTCACAAGTTATGACAAAATTGGAACATGCTAAGCGGGAATTGTTCCAACTTAAGCTTCATGTGGGTTCTGTTTTGGAGGAGAAACTGCAAGCGGAGAACGAAGTCAAAGCATCGAGATCCAGCATGTTGTCCTTCTCAAGAGTAGCACAAAAACAGACGAACGAGATTGAGGAAGCCAATGAAGAACAATTGGTGGTTCAATTGGACAGAATTGATGCTTTGAATGAACTTAGAGACATTGAACAACTTCAAAACACAAGGAACAAATTGAAAGAGGCCATTGAAGCGATAGATGAGACAAAAGAGCTCGAAATGAAATTGGCCACAACATTGTCTGATATTGATATGTTGAAGAATGACTTCAAGTTTGTTAACAAAATGGGGAAAAG TTACAAGCTCTTGAGAGCAAAATCTAAATTAGAAGTCGTGTCTGCTGCGGAGGAAAAGGCCAAATCAATAGTGAGTAACTTAACACAAACTCTTGATAAGCTCAAGTCCAAAACAGAagcagcaaaaaaagaaaaagaccttATAATAAATGGAGAGGTTGCAGAAACCAAAGAAGAGATTAAAAAGGCCTTGTTGGAGATAAAG AACAAATTAAGGGAACAACTTGTTTTTGACACTCTAAGGGGTGACTGGAAGGTGGCCTTTGGCATCTGGGAATTTGACCCTCTTAAGCTAAGTAATCCATTCCCTGATAATAGAATTTCAGCTCACATTAGGCAGGGCTATGAAAATAAGGTAGTGGCCTCTAAAATCCAAAGGTTTGTTACACAGAAGCTGCCCTCGATATAG